Genomic DNA from Candidatus Methylomirabilota bacterium:
AGCGGGCGCGGAGGCTGTCGAAGCGGCGCGAGCGCCGCAGGCCGAGCTTGTGGACCGTGTACCAGAAGAGGACCGCGAGGATCCTGAGGCCGTAGACGCTGGACGCGACGAAGCCCGCCGACGACGCCTCCGGGAAGTAGCGCGTCGGCACCGCGATCTCGGCGATCCGGAAGCGCGCCGCCACGACCTGCGCGACGATCTCCTGGTCGA
This window encodes:
- a CDS encoding glycosyltransferase family 2 protein — protein: AQGMPWWKYVANRFLTGLENRVFGLRLSEYHTGYRAFRREVLETVNFGANSDGFVFDQEIVAQVVAARFRIAEIAVPTRYFPEASSAGFVASSVYGLRILAVLFWYTVHKLGLRRSRRFDSLRARYHKLP